TTTACAACAGAACGCAGAAGGTCATCTGCTTCTAGTAATGTGAAACCTAAAAGTATTCTCAGAAACGCACCTCCACCTGGAGTATACAACTCGAATCCAGGTTCACCATCAGTTGACTCGCCAGCTGCTTTCGATAGACAAGCGGTACTAGAAAACACCCGTGCCAACGCCAAACTGAACAATATTGGAGCTGAGATCAAACGTAGAAACACTCTGGAGTCAGGCGACCAGCTGACTGGAGATTTGGACAGTTTGCATAATAACGAtcataacaacaacagtagcaacagcaccaccagtagTAATAGCAGTACAGCAGGTGTCGACCAAGACAGTGAACGAGCCAAACAAGAGCATCTCAAATGGGACGAGGCCAACCTGTACCTGacagaacaagaaaagGCTGCTACTATGAAGATTACCGAGCCCAAGACCCCGTACCAAGGAGCAGTTGGCGACTCGGAATACTATCTTCccgacgaagaagacgatgttGTCAAGACACGCGACAACCGCATTCTGTCTGTAGACGAGCTTGACGGGTTCAGTCTCGGCGAATCTGTGGCTCCACCAGCACAAGTCGCTACCCAGAACGATCGCATTCTGTACCGAGAAAACGACAGCAACGATgccgaagacgaagatgacgaagatgaagatgacgaagacgaagaagaagaggaagaagagctgACGCCTGAAGAGCGTCACAGACGGTT
This is a stretch of genomic DNA from Sugiyamaella lignohabitans strain CBS 10342 chromosome C, complete sequence. It encodes these proteins:
- the GLC8 gene encoding Glc8p (Regulatory subunit of protein phosphatase 1 (Glc7p); involved in glycogen metabolism and chromosome segregation; proposed to regulate Glc7p activity via conformational alteration; ortholog of the mammalian protein phosphatase inhibitor 2; protein abundance increases in response to DNA replication stress; GO_component: GO:0005737 - cytoplasm [Evidence IDA] [PMID 11914276]; GO_component: GO:0005737 - cytoplasm [Evidence IDA] [PMID 14562095]; GO_component: GO:0005634 - nucleus [Evidence IDA] [PMID 14562095]; GO_function: GO:0008047 - enzyme activator activity [Evidence IDA] [PMID 12127071]; GO_function: GO:0004864 - protein phosphatase inhibitor activity [Evidence IEA]; GO_process: GO:0005975 - carbohydrate metabolic process [Evidence IEA]; GO_process: GO:0007059 - chromosome segregation [Evidence IMP] [PMID 7565759]; GO_process: GO:0005978 - glycogen biosynthetic process [Evidence TAS] [PMID 9584086]; GO_process: GO:0005977 - glycogen metabolic process [Evidence IEA]; GO_process: GO:0043086 - negative regulation of catalytic activity [Evidence IEA]; GO_process: GO:0043666 - regulation of phosphoprotein phosphatase activity [Evidence IEA]; GO_process: GO:0009966 - regulation of signal transduction [Evidence IEA]), whose amino-acid sequence is MSSPSPTGSPRSPHFTTERRRSSASSNVKPKSILRNAPPPGVYNSNPGSPSVDSPAAFDRQAVLENTRANAKLNNIGAEIKRRNTLESGDQLTGDLDSLHNNDHNNNSSNSTTSSNSSTAGVDQDSERAKQEHLKWDEANLYLTEQEKAATMKITEPKTPYQGAVGDSEYYLPDEEDDVVKTRDNRILSVDELDGFSLGESVAPPAQVATQNDRILYRENDSNDAEDEDDEDEDDEDEEEEEEELTPEERHRRFEELRKSHYHMKAAALHTSVPAEDDDEDDEN